Genomic window (Megamonas funiformis):
ACGAGTAATTGGTTAAGTGTTTGTTCACGCTCATCATGACCGCCACCTAAACCTGCTCCACGCTGACGACCAACAGCATCAATTTCATCGATAAATACGATACATGGTGCATTTTTCTTAGCTTGTTCAAATAAATCACGAACACGAGATGCACCAACACCAACGAACATTTCCACAAAATCAGAACCACTGATAGTGAAGAATGGAACGCCAGCTTCACCAGCTACAGCTTTAGCAAGTAAAGTTTTACCTGTACCTGGAGGGCCAAATAATAACACACCTTTTGGAATTCTTGCACCAAGGTCATTAAATTTCTTTGGATGTTTTAAGAACTCTACAACTTCAGCAAGTTCTTGTTTTGCTTCATCAGCACCAGCAACATCACTGAAAGTAACTTTTACTTTACCATCACCCATCATTTTGGCACGGCTTTTACCAAAGCTCATTACACGGCTACCGCCACCTTGTGACTGTTGCATGATGAAAAACCATACACCAATGAGTAAAAGCATAGGAAGTAAAGAAGAAAATAATGTTGTCCACCATGGTGTTTCAGGCGGATTTTCTGCTTTTATATCTACGCCATTATCGCGAAGAGTTTTTACAAGTTCTTCATCGCTATTTGGATATCCTGGAGTAATAGTTGTAAATTCTGTACCATCTTTCAATGTACCTTTAATATTGCTATTTTGCATAACAACTTTAGCTACATTTTTGTCATCGACTTGTTTTACAAATTCAGTGTAATTTATTTCTTGTTTATTGCTTGTATCTACTGAAAAATGGTCGATTACAGTTATTGCTACAAGAATGATTAACAAGTAAAAACCCACATTCCTCAAAAATTTATTCAATCTTACGCCTCCTCATAGCATTGTCTTCAAATCATAATGATTAATTATATCATATAAACAAGTTAATTAATAGTTATTCTATGTTAATTATCATTATTTTGTATATACTTCTGGTTTTAAAATACCAATATATGGTAAATTACGATATTTGCTATCATAATCTAAACCATAACCAACTAAAAATTCGTTAGGCACTTCAAATCCTACATAATCAACTTTTACATCAACTTCTCTGCGTTCAGGTTTATTTAATAATGCACATAATTTTACGCTAGCTGGATGACGAGATTCCATATTTTTCAATAAATAAGATAAAGTAAGACCAGAATCTACGATATCTTCAATGATGATAACATGTTTGCCTTCAATGCTAAAATCTAAATCTTTTAAGATTTTAACTGCACCGCTACTAGTAGAACCTTTACCATAGCTAGATGCTGCCATAAAATCAAAAGATACAGGAACATTGATTTCGCGCACTAAATCAGCGTAGAAAATAATAGCACCTTTTAAAATACCAATAGCATAAATTTCTTTACCAGCATAATCACGATTGATTTCATCTGCAATTCTCTTTACACCTTCACGTAATTGCTCTTCTGTATAAAGTACACTCTGGATATCATCTTTCATTGTTTTCATAATTTAAAACCCACCTAATTATTATTTTTTTAATTTTAAATATAGTATATGTTTACTATTTTTATTTACTAAATAATTATTATCTTGTTGTATACCAGCTATCCAAATAATTCCCTTTTCATCACAAATCAAAGGAATTTTATCTCTATCTTCTGCCGGTATCTTTCTATCAATTAGAATGTCTTTTACTTTTTTACTACCTGTCATGCCTTTAGGAGTTATTCTATCCCCATTTTGTCTTTTGCGAATAAATAAATCTCCATTAATCTTATCCATATCAATAAAACAATGTTCTCGACCAGATAATTTCATGACCTCATCTTGCCCGCAGATTTTATCTATAATCAATGATTGTTCATAAGGCAATTTTATTTCTTTTTTCGTCAAAAGTAAACCTAAATCTATTTTTATGGATATATTTTGCTCTTTTTCCTCAGAATTTTCAATTGGCAAAATTTCTTTTTCACTAAAAGTTAATCTATCATAATTTATCTTTACTTGCAAATTCTTCGGTAATTGCAAAATTAAACCAGTATGTCCATTGTATAAAAACTTATCAATTTTATCAATATGAACAAAACTAATATTTTCTAAATTCCTTTTAAATTCTTTTATAATATACCTATATAAAGCATTTCTTAT
Coding sequences:
- the hpt gene encoding hypoxanthine phosphoribosyltransferase produces the protein MKTMKDDIQSVLYTEEQLREGVKRIADEINRDYAGKEIYAIGILKGAIIFYADLVREINVPVSFDFMAASSYGKGSTSSGAVKILKDLDFSIEGKHVIIIEDIVDSGLTLSYLLKNMESRHPASVKLCALLNKPERREVDVKVDYVGFEVPNEFLVGYGLDYDSKYRNLPYIGILKPEVYTK